The following are from one region of the Sardina pilchardus chromosome 4, fSarPil1.1, whole genome shotgun sequence genome:
- the si:ch211-184m13.4 gene encoding G-protein coupled receptor 183, with protein MATSTPLTTAPLATVAVNINQSITCDVFIYQEVAHIIFPIFYTIVFFISLLGNSLVLLITCQRQQKVNATSIYLMNLAVSDALFTLALPGRITYYVRKFDWPFGDVLCRVTAVLFYSNTYAGIAFMTCISLDRYLAMVHPHRAQGLRKVQTARRVSCLVWTIVILETAPFLFRTMVQESQGRRTCMEYFNLQASPALPYALLAACTVGFGFPLGLILFCYTRIRLKLSRSSNPVVERSGRSGRAKSIILVILATFLVCFSPYHITIMQFMVRNLLAEPTCDDLKGFKMALQVTVSLMNLNCCLDPLIYFFAIKTYKRRVVSFFKLRLSTTGAVTTNTKSLQENSSSNT; from the coding sequence ATGGCGACCTCAACACCGTTGACCACAGCACCGTTGGCCACCGTCGCTGTGAACATCAATCAATCCATCACTTGTGATGTTTTCATCTACCAGGAGGTGGCTCACATCATCTTCCCCATCTTCTACACCATCGTCTTCTTCATCAGTCTCCTGGGCAACAGCCTGGTGCTCCTCATCACGTGCCAGCGGCAGCAGAAGGTCAACGCCACCTCCATCTACCTGATGAACCTGGCCGTGTCCGACGCCCTCTTCACCCTGGCGCTGCCCGGGCGCATCACCTACTACGTGCGCAAGTTCGACTGGCCGTTCGGCGACGTGCTGTGCCGCGTCACGGCCGTGCTCTTCTACTCCAACACGTACGCCGGCATCGCCTTCATGACCTGCATCAGCCTGGACCGCTACCTGGCCATGGTCCACCCGCACCGCGCCCAGGGCCTGCGCAAGGTGCAGACCGCCCGGCGGGTCAGCTGCCTGGTGTGGACCATCGTGATCCTGGAGACGGCGCCGTTCCTCTTCCGGACGATGGTGCAGGAGTCCCAGGGCCGCCGCACCTGCATGGAGTACTTCAACCTGCAGGCGTCGCCCGCCCTGCCCTACGCGCTGCTGGCGGCCTGCACGGTCGGCTTCGGCTTCCCGCTGGGACTCATCCTGTTCTGCTACACCCGCATCCGGCTCAAGCTGTCCCGCTCCAGCAACCCCGTGGTGGAGCGCTCGGGCCGCAGCGGCCGGGCCAAGAGCATCATCCTGGTCATCCTGGCCACCTTCTTGGTCTGCTTCAGCCCCTACCACATCACCATCATGCAGTTCATGGTGCGGAACCTGCTGGCCGAGCCCACCTGCGACGACCTGAAAGGATTCAAGATGGCGCTGCAGGTGACCGTGTCGCTCATGAACCTCAACTGCTGCCTGGACCCGCTCATCTACTTCTTCGCCATCAAGACCTACAAACGGCGCGTGGTCAGCTTCTTCAAGCTGCGCCTGTCCACCACTGGAGCTGtcaccaccaacaccaaaaGCTTGCAAGAGAACAGCAGTAGCAACACATGA